A part of Spirochaetota bacterium genomic DNA contains:
- a CDS encoding STAS domain-containing protein: protein MAAEINYSIEEREGAKIVNLAGVLCSATEREFTSLIESLIATNNVIINLSGVSMVTSSGLKALTDLSYLARQRKRRIMILGVSENLQNLINATESYDLILIHSVEEGIRKLEYYI from the coding sequence ATGGCAGCTGAAATAAATTATTCAATAGAGGAACGTGAAGGAGCAAAAATAGTTAATTTAGCAGGTGTTCTGTGTTCAGCTACTGAGAGGGAATTTACAAGCTTAATAGAAAGCTTGATAGCTACAAATAATGTTATAATAAACTTGTCGGGTGTTTCAATGGTTACTTCTTCAGGATTAAAAGCATTAACGGATCTGTCGTACTTGGCGCGGCAACGAAAACGCAGGATAATGATTCTGGGTGTATCAGAAAATCTGCAAAATTTAATTAATGCAACTGAGTCATATGACCTTATATTGATACACAGCGTTGAAGAAGGAATAAGGAAATTAGAATACTATATTTGA
- a CDS encoding S1 RNA-binding domain-containing protein, with protein MEVDRNDSQLYMDHVSNLSNDSIQTKTIYKGEIVTIDNDFAYVNIGTKTDGRVSLEEFETAPKVGDVVEVMLMNKRLLDGMYVFSVTAARKEKSWQQFLQTIEGSSIIQGTIKQKSKNGYIVDCNGVQAFLPLTLAADVKGKSQNGHSAVYFKIKNIDRKKRSVLLSRKDFLDEEQKKIWDNLENNYKPGDVIRGKVTKFVDFGAFVDIGGIEALLHRNDISWRKVFKKKKILKIGEERDFVLLAINRAEGKIALGLKQLVPDPWIAVPEKYKAGNTVEGKIVTLTNFGMFIEVEPGVEGYCASSDISWAKRTVNPKDYYKKGQKVQAVVLDVDTQNRKLLLGIKQLQPNPWDTIDQRFPVKSVHTRPVKKIVNFGMFVELEPDIDGLIHISDISWDENFKDIHSQYAEGQQVQFVILDINKEEQKIACGIKQLTKSPWEVIAEKYQPRTIISGTVTGIVPFGMFVKIDGDTVEGLVHISEVSRKKIDSVESIYKVGDKVNAVVLGVDVDKKRLSLSIKHYEILSEKEEIKKILNTSTSGTVTLGELLKNKLDKE; from the coding sequence ATGGAAGTAGATAGAAATGACAGCCAGCTATATATGGACCATGTTTCAAACCTTTCAAATGATTCAATACAAACCAAAACCATCTACAAAGGGGAGATAGTTACTATTGACAATGACTTTGCCTATGTCAATATCGGCACAAAAACTGATGGTAGAGTCAGCTTAGAAGAATTTGAGACCGCCCCTAAAGTGGGTGACGTGGTTGAAGTTATGCTTATGAATAAGCGCCTTTTAGATGGAATGTATGTATTTTCGGTTACTGCAGCAAGGAAAGAAAAAAGCTGGCAGCAGTTTTTACAGACTATCGAGGGATCCAGTATTATACAGGGTACTATAAAACAGAAGTCAAAGAATGGATATATAGTTGATTGCAATGGTGTTCAGGCTTTTTTACCATTGACGTTGGCAGCTGATGTTAAAGGAAAATCGCAGAACGGCCATTCTGCGGTGTATTTTAAGATAAAAAACATCGATAGAAAGAAACGCTCAGTACTTTTATCAAGAAAAGATTTCTTAGATGAAGAACAAAAAAAGATATGGGATAATCTGGAAAACAATTACAAACCTGGAGATGTAATACGGGGTAAGGTAACAAAATTTGTTGATTTTGGTGCATTTGTTGACATTGGCGGTATTGAAGCGCTACTCCACCGAAATGATATCTCGTGGAGAAAAGTTTTTAAGAAAAAGAAAATATTGAAAATTGGCGAAGAACGTGATTTTGTGCTCCTTGCTATAAACAGAGCAGAAGGGAAAATTGCATTAGGATTAAAGCAGCTAGTGCCAGATCCATGGATAGCAGTCCCTGAAAAATATAAAGCTGGCAATACAGTTGAAGGTAAAATAGTCACACTGACTAATTTTGGAATGTTTATTGAAGTTGAGCCGGGAGTTGAAGGGTATTGTGCATCATCAGACATTTCATGGGCAAAACGCACTGTTAATCCAAAAGATTATTATAAAAAAGGTCAAAAGGTACAGGCTGTGGTGTTAGATGTTGATACCCAAAACAGGAAGCTATTGTTGGGTATCAAACAATTGCAGCCAAACCCATGGGATACAATAGATCAGCGTTTTCCTGTAAAAAGTGTACATACAAGGCCTGTGAAAAAAATTGTAAATTTTGGTATGTTTGTAGAATTGGAACCAGATATTGATGGGTTAATCCATATCTCTGACATATCCTGGGATGAAAATTTTAAGGATATACATTCACAGTATGCGGAAGGTCAACAGGTTCAGTTTGTTATCCTTGATATTAATAAAGAGGAACAGAAGATAGCCTGTGGCATCAAGCAGCTTACCAAATCTCCTTGGGAAGTTATTGCTGAGAAATATCAACCACGGACAATTATTTCAGGAACTGTCACAGGGATAGTACCCTTTGGTATGTTTGTAAAGATTGATGGAGATACCGTTGAGGGACTTGTGCATATATCTGAAGTATCACGGAAAAAAATTGATTCAGTTGAAAGTATATATAAAGTAGGTGATAAAGTTAATGCTGTTGTCCTTGGTGTTGATGTTGATAAAAAGCGGCTGTCGTTGAGCATAAAGCATTATGAAATTTTATCTGAAAAAGAAGAAATTAAAAAAATTTTGAATACTTCCACCTCAGGGACTGTTACACTTGGTGAACTCTTAAAAAATAAACTTGATAAGGAATAA
- a CDS encoding NUDIX hydrolase: MKFELSHKKIRIRVAGLVVEDNKILLIAHKKGSQVYWLLPGGGVEYQESLDEALKREFLEELGLNVEVGDIAMIADSIEPNGKRHIINIIFWCNLINQSIRLGNEKILYDFSFKTLHELNDVVMYPPLNECIAELLQNNSKKIYKGSLWIP; encoded by the coding sequence ATGAAATTTGAGCTATCGCATAAAAAAATCAGAATTCGTGTAGCGGGTTTGGTTGTTGAGGATAATAAAATATTATTGATAGCTCATAAAAAAGGCAGCCAGGTCTACTGGTTATTGCCAGGGGGAGGGGTTGAATACCAGGAATCACTTGATGAAGCATTAAAAAGGGAATTTTTGGAAGAATTGGGTTTAAATGTTGAAGTTGGCGATATTGCCATGATAGCTGATTCCATTGAACCAAACGGGAAGCGTCATATCATTAATATTATTTTTTGGTGTAATCTTATAAACCAGTCAATACGGCTGGGGAATGAAAAAATTTTATACGATTTCAGTTTCAAAACTTTGCATGAACTGAATGATGTTGTTATGTATCCCCCGCTTAATGAGTGTATTGCCGAGCTTTTGCAGAATAATAGCAAAAAAATTTATAAAGGTTCACTGTGGATTCCATAA
- the aroB gene encoding 3-dehydroquinate synthase: MDSIKNTHSIILQFASKQSSIIIGKGLLASLSSLIPYTRWDAIVAIVSQKVYQLHRQAIQQSLEPMNVVTLPYDDNEQNKSYAFAEEYFNRLLEAQCTRNSLLIGIGGGVTTDFTGYIASAYMRGIDVVYIPTTLLAMVDASIGGKVAVNIKTGKNIVGHFHQPDYILIDIHFLQTLPENEWRCGMSEVVKHAVIGDSATLQFLKNKEIQYGNINTALLKCIESSVQFKASIVEKDEHERNLRAILNYGHTVGHAIESLFEYRVNHGEAVAAGMLVESYISYKQGMPKDDFDCIKNILLEYKLLPALSFDPQMVVNHMIYDKKNIKGKIRFVLLESIGKPCTGQEVSDTLVIEALQFYLSMVNK, from the coding sequence GTGGATTCCATAAAAAATACTCATTCTATTATTTTACAGTTTGCTTCAAAACAATCTTCAATAATCATTGGTAAAGGTTTGTTGGCTTCACTTTCTTCACTAATACCATATACCCGATGGGATGCTATCGTTGCAATTGTTAGCCAGAAGGTGTATCAGCTTCACAGACAGGCTATACAGCAAAGCCTGGAACCAATGAATGTAGTGACGCTCCCCTACGATGACAATGAACAAAATAAGTCGTACGCATTTGCCGAAGAATATTTCAATCGCTTACTTGAAGCACAGTGTACACGGAATTCGCTGTTAATAGGGATAGGTGGTGGAGTTACAACAGATTTTACGGGATATATTGCATCAGCATATATGCGAGGTATTGATGTTGTGTATATCCCAACTACACTTCTTGCAATGGTGGATGCAAGTATTGGTGGGAAGGTAGCAGTTAATATAAAAACAGGCAAAAATATAGTGGGACATTTTCATCAGCCCGATTATATCCTTATCGATATACACTTTTTACAAACGTTACCTGAGAATGAATGGCGCTGTGGGATGTCGGAAGTGGTAAAGCATGCGGTAATTGGCGATAGCGCAACGTTACAATTTTTGAAAAATAAAGAAATACAGTATGGAAATATCAATACAGCATTGCTTAAATGTATTGAAAGCTCAGTACAGTTCAAAGCTTCTATTGTAGAGAAGGATGAACATGAAAGAAATTTACGAGCTATTTTAAATTATGGACATACTGTTGGACATGCTATTGAATCACTGTTTGAATACAGGGTGAACCATGGTGAAGCTGTTGCAGCGGGCATGCTAGTGGAATCGTATATCTCTTACAAACAAGGAATGCCCAAAGATGATTTTGATTGTATAAAAAATATTCTTTTAGAATATAAGCTTTTGCCAGCGTTGTCATTTGATCCACAAATGGTTGTAAATCACATGATATATGATAAAAAAAACATTAAAGGCAAAATCCGCTTTGTTTTGCTTGAATCAATAGGGAAACCCTGTACAGGACAGGAAGTAAGTGATACACTGGTAATTGAGGCTTTGCAATTTTATTTATCAATGGTTAATAAGTAA
- a CDS encoding segregation/condensation protein A: protein MITHGKNDGQCILHIDNFEGPLDLLWDLIKKSKIEITQVSIADITEQYLEYLKLMESINIPVAMEFIVMASELLYYKSKALLPGTDIADEFFVPPLPPELIQKLLEYKKYQMASRNLLQLHEMQSDVFTRQSTPVVIDDDVYIEVNLFDLLNAFVDVLESEKEIEQQRIVFDEILVSDRIMLLVNILSEKDKIEFHELFSQNPGRMEVVVSLLALLEMTRIGAIAVLQHVQFGNIYIFKKDLDKVDILH, encoded by the coding sequence ATGATAACTCATGGTAAAAATGATGGTCAATGTATTTTACACATTGATAACTTTGAGGGACCACTAGATTTATTATGGGACCTTATAAAAAAGTCAAAAATTGAAATAACACAGGTTTCCATTGCGGATATCACTGAGCAATATCTGGAATATTTAAAGCTTATGGAAAGTATTAATATTCCTGTAGCAATGGAATTTATTGTCATGGCCAGTGAATTATTATATTATAAATCAAAAGCATTGTTGCCGGGTACTGATATAGCAGACGAATTTTTTGTTCCGCCACTACCTCCAGAACTTATTCAAAAGCTTCTTGAATATAAAAAATACCAGATGGCATCTAGAAATCTCTTACAATTACATGAAATGCAATCAGATGTATTTACAAGGCAAAGTACTCCTGTAGTTATAGATGATGATGTCTATATTGAAGTAAATCTTTTTGATCTTTTAAATGCGTTTGTAGATGTGCTTGAATCTGAAAAGGAAATTGAGCAGCAAAGAATAGTATTTGATGAAATTCTGGTTAGTGATCGTATTATGCTGCTTGTAAATATTTTGAGTGAAAAGGATAAAATAGAATTCCATGAGTTATTTTCACAAAATCCGGGAAGAATGGAAGTTGTTGTTTCATTACTGGCGTTGTTGGAAATGACTCGTATAGGAGCTATCGCAGTACTACAGCATGTCCAGTTTGGAAATATATATATTTTTAAAAAGGATTTAGATAAGGTGGATATTTTGCATTAA
- the rpmF gene encoding 50S ribosomal protein L32, with amino-acid sequence MAVPKRRKSKAKSRMRRSHDAIGAPNLRPCPTCGAYVLPHRVCPECGHYKGKLIVEPVVKVNKG; translated from the coding sequence GTGGCGGTACCAAAGAGGCGAAAATCAAAAGCAAAATCAAGGATGCGCCGTTCGCATGATGCAATAGGTGCACCAAACTTACGACCATGTCCCACATGTGGAGCGTACGTTCTACCTCATAGAGTATGCCCTGAATGCGGCCATTATAAAGGAAAACTTATAGTGGAACCCGTTGTAAAAGTCAATAAGGGATAA
- a CDS encoding acyl carrier protein, with amino-acid sequence MTVDFEKIKKIIVDQLGVDESEVTPQASFVDDLGADSLDTVELVMALEEEFGIEIPDEDAEKLLTVEDVVKYIEAKLQ; translated from the coding sequence ATGACTGTTGATTTTGAAAAAATAAAGAAAATAATTGTCGATCAGTTGGGAGTGGATGAATCTGAGGTTACACCACAGGCGTCATTTGTAGATGATCTGGGTGCTGATTCGCTTGATACCGTGGAATTGGTTATGGCTTTAGAAGAGGAGTTTGGAATAGAAATTCCCGATGAGGATGCTGAAAAATTATTAACCGTTGAAGATGTTGTGAAATATATTGAAGCAAAATTGCAGTGA
- a CDS encoding prephenate dehydrogenase has product MFKKIAIIGLGLIGGSIARMLKKKHQSVYIIAYARKPESLQDAVKEGFIDEAVSIERIDCSDIDLFIVATPVLSSIAIIQSLLDDPTLQHNALIIDAGSVKQSIIDSIISHTRAHQFIGCHPMAGSEKTGFTHSSHAILTNAWVIITPHKKNKDEDIATIEQFWKMLECRIHITDAVTHDMMVAGTSHLPHIVSAALMESFFSTYNRRAFSDMQPFIGKGFKDMTRLAGGSPDMWADIVLLNSDNILVMLNKYMQSIMKVTQIIEQASSQNNRTMLHEYFAQVQAEWNTYNE; this is encoded by the coding sequence ATGTTTAAAAAGATAGCGATTATTGGCCTTGGGCTTATTGGCGGATCAATTGCCCGCATGTTGAAGAAAAAGCATCAATCCGTGTATATTATAGCGTATGCCAGGAAACCTGAAAGCCTGCAAGATGCGGTAAAAGAAGGATTTATTGATGAAGCGGTTTCAATTGAAAGAATAGATTGCAGTGATATTGACCTTTTCATTGTGGCTACGCCAGTGCTGTCGTCTATTGCTATTATACAGTCATTGCTTGATGACCCTACATTGCAACACAATGCATTAATCATTGATGCAGGCAGTGTGAAACAGTCAATAATAGATTCAATCATTTCCCATACAAGGGCGCATCAGTTTATTGGATGCCATCCAATGGCAGGTTCAGAAAAAACAGGATTTACTCACAGCTCTCATGCTATACTCACTAATGCATGGGTGATTATTACACCACACAAAAAGAACAAAGATGAAGATATAGCTACCATTGAGCAATTCTGGAAAATGCTTGAATGTCGTATTCATATTACTGATGCTGTAACCCATGACATGATGGTAGCAGGCACTAGTCACCTTCCTCATATAGTTTCTGCAGCACTGATGGAAAGCTTCTTTTCAACATATAATAGAAGAGCTTTTAGTGATATGCAGCCATTTATAGGGAAAGGATTTAAGGACATGACACGTCTTGCGGGGGGTAGCCCTGATATGTGGGCAGATATTGTACTGTTGAATAGTGATAATATCCTGGTTATGCTAAATAAATATATGCAATCGATAATGAAAGTTACACAGATTATTGAACAGGCATCAAGTCAAAACAATAGAACAATGCTGCATGAGTATTTTGCACAAGTTCAGGCTGAATGGAATACTTACAATGAGTAA
- the pheA gene encoding prephenate dehydratase codes for MDASNVEKSIIELLTQLTDIYTKELQDIIKEGEQGIFPVKARIISHLQQYARPPLTTELIEKIATEIFSVALSIARPLKVAYLGPVGTFTHIALLEIFGDAIEAIPHRTISDVFDEVETGRATFGVVPIENSTEGAVTYTMDEFLDTDLKIVSEKSLRITYSLLSVCDSIEKIKKIYSHPQSLAQCKNWLKANLPNVEINQVNSTAKAAETASWDKYSAAIASNISAKIYNLNIIADGIEDSRQNYTRFLVLGKHDNPPTGNDKTSIVCAVKDQPGALYKLLKPFSEHGINMTMIESRPDKKKMWAYNFFIDFNGHRTDPVVQKALEAMKQETIFLKVLGSYQAEKHD; via the coding sequence ATGGATGCAAGCAACGTTGAAAAAAGCATAATTGAATTATTAACACAGTTGACAGATATATATACTAAAGAATTGCAGGATATCATAAAGGAGGGAGAACAGGGGATTTTCCCTGTTAAGGCAAGAATTATTTCCCATCTACAACAGTATGCCAGACCACCTCTGACTACTGAGTTAATAGAAAAAATTGCAACGGAAATTTTTTCGGTGGCACTTTCAATTGCGCGGCCACTAAAAGTTGCATACTTAGGGCCTGTTGGTACATTTACTCATATTGCCTTACTGGAAATTTTTGGCGATGCCATTGAGGCAATCCCTCACAGAACCATTTCTGATGTATTTGATGAAGTTGAAACAGGCAGGGCAACGTTTGGTGTAGTGCCAATTGAAAACAGTACTGAAGGTGCAGTTACCTACACTATGGATGAATTCCTTGATACCGATTTAAAAATAGTGTCGGAAAAATCACTCCGCATTACCTATAGCTTGCTGTCAGTATGTGATAGTATAGAAAAAATAAAAAAGATATATTCACATCCCCAATCGCTTGCACAGTGTAAAAACTGGCTTAAGGCAAATTTGCCAAATGTGGAAATCAATCAGGTTAATTCTACAGCCAAAGCAGCTGAAACTGCATCGTGGGATAAATACTCAGCGGCTATCGCTTCAAATATTTCAGCCAAAATTTATAATCTCAACATCATTGCTGATGGCATTGAAGATTCACGGCAGAACTATACTCGATTTCTTGTTTTGGGGAAACATGACAATCCGCCAACAGGCAATGATAAAACTTCCATTGTGTGTGCTGTCAAAGACCAACCTGGCGCATTGTATAAATTGTTAAAACCGTTTAGTGAGCATGGTATCAACATGACCATGATAGAGTCGCGCCCTGACAAAAAAAAGATGTGGGCATATAACTTTTTTATTGATTTTAACGGCCACCGTACTGACCCAGTTGTACAGAAGGCACTTGAAGCAATGAAACAGGAAACTATATTTTTAAAAGTACTGGGATCATATCAGGCTGAAAAGCATGATTGA
- the cmk gene encoding (d)CMP kinase translates to MSKNIIVAVDGPAGSGKSSVSKEVAKRAGLQYIXSGALYRAITLYVLKQYGTQFTQDAVCKLLDDITLVQTFNYDGTCTTYCNGRDVSDEIRNETVAGNIGKVSDIVPVREYVNGLMRKWAKDRSIIVDGRDIGTVVFPDADIKIYLDATVEERALRRAREYAQKGKNIDVNELKVQIARRDNEDMNRPFGALKKAQDAIYVDTSTMTQEEVIDFIYALVMEKMKY, encoded by the coding sequence ATGAGTAAGAATATTATTGTAGCTGTTGATGGTCCTGCAGGGTCTGGAAAAAGTTCTGTATCAAAAGAGGTGGCAAAGCGTGCAGGGTTACAGTATATTGANTCGGGTGCACTGTATAGAGCTATTACCCTGTACGTACTTAAACAGTATGGTACACAATTTACTCAGGATGCTGTATGCAAGCTACTAGATGATATTACGCTTGTGCAAACTTTTAATTACGATGGAACATGTACTACTTACTGTAACGGTAGAGATGTAAGTGATGAAATACGCAATGAAACAGTTGCAGGGAATATTGGCAAAGTTTCGGATATTGTTCCTGTGCGTGAATATGTCAATGGGCTCATGCGCAAGTGGGCAAAAGACCGTTCAATAATTGTTGATGGCAGGGATATTGGTACAGTTGTTTTCCCGGATGCTGATATCAAGATATACCTTGATGCGACTGTAGAAGAGCGTGCACTGCGACGTGCCAGAGAATATGCCCAAAAAGGAAAAAATATTGACGTAAATGAGCTAAAGGTGCAGATTGCTCGTCGTGACAATGAGGATATGAATCGCCCATTTGGAGCACTGAAAAAAGCTCAAGATGCCATCTATGTTGATACTAGTACTATGACACAGGAAGAAGTCATTGATTTTATATATGCATTAGTGATGGAAAAAATGAAGTATTAA
- the scpB gene encoding SMC-Scp complex subunit ScpB, with protein MGDSDDLFGIIEAILFVSADPVPLQFFTRQLGIDATQAKIIIDSLIDEYEDRDKGIKLVEISGGYQFVTNPKFANTLRQVMGYKKKETLSKGMLETLAIIAYKQPIMLAEIEELRGVSSRMMVAALMRKNLIKPVGRKDVPGRPLLYGTTDEFLRYFGLNKLSDLPKLSEIKEFNFEEE; from the coding sequence ATGGGCGATAGCGATGATCTGTTTGGCATAATAGAGGCTATTCTTTTTGTATCAGCGGATCCAGTCCCTCTTCAGTTTTTTACACGGCAGCTTGGTATTGATGCTACACAGGCAAAAATTATCATTGATTCATTGATAGATGAATATGAAGACAGGGATAAGGGTATAAAGCTTGTTGAGATATCAGGAGGATATCAGTTTGTTACCAATCCTAAGTTTGCAAATACACTTCGTCAGGTTATGGGATATAAAAAGAAAGAAACATTATCTAAAGGGATGCTGGAAACGCTTGCAATAATTGCCTATAAGCAGCCAATCATGCTTGCGGAGATTGAGGAGTTACGTGGTGTTTCGTCTAGAATGATGGTAGCAGCGCTCATGCGTAAAAATCTTATAAAGCCTGTTGGAAGGAAGGATGTCCCTGGTAGGCCACTTTTATATGGTACAACTGATGAGTTTTTGCGCTATTTTGGGTTAAACAAATTATCTGACTTGCCAAAGTTGTCCGAAATAAAAGAATTTAACTTTGAAGAGGAATAA
- a CDS encoding ABC transporter ATP-binding protein, whose amino-acid sequence MLKLNNLSLTIADNQILNNITVEFFEGEIIGIIGKPSCGKSVLLQTISQHYTHYTGQITFNSKSIKALKKNDFAQKVSFQPPGIYHNYYITLGDYLLLSRLPYKRFLSPFQPFDFEIVSKYIDLFDLQQYTNTPLMLLSADIQARALLAFHFIRQAQVVLLDNPTQNLSLLSYSKLHDAIIRYCSTGKNLCIIASHDINFLAQTVDKFYIMENGTIVHSCIPADLSQDVIKKFLGIDVFITRNIYNGKPNVHLYFEY is encoded by the coding sequence ATGCTCAAGCTGAACAATCTTTCATTAACAATTGCTGATAATCAGATACTTAATAACATAACAGTTGAATTTTTTGAAGGTGAAATTATTGGTATTATTGGCAAACCCTCATGTGGCAAATCTGTATTGCTTCAAACAATTTCTCAACACTACACACACTACACCGGCCAAATTACTTTTAATTCCAAATCAATTAAAGCTTTAAAAAAAAATGATTTTGCACAAAAAGTTTCTTTTCAACCACCAGGAATTTATCACAACTACTACATAACACTTGGTGATTATCTTTTATTGAGCAGATTGCCCTATAAACGTTTTCTTTCACCATTTCAGCCGTTTGATTTTGAGATTGTCAGTAAATATATTGATCTCTTTGATTTACAGCAATACACAAATACACCACTAATGTTACTTTCAGCCGATATTCAAGCACGCGCGCTATTAGCTTTTCATTTTATCCGTCAGGCACAGGTAGTACTGCTGGATAATCCTACACAAAATCTTTCTTTACTTTCCTATAGCAAGCTTCACGATGCAATTATACGATACTGTTCTACAGGAAAAAACTTATGTATTATTGCTTCACATGACATTAATTTTCTTGCTCAAACGGTAGATAAATTTTACATAATGGAAAACGGCACAATAGTTCACTCTTGTATTCCTGCCGATTTAAGCCAAGATGTTATAAAAAAATTTTTAGGGATTGATGTATTTATTACACGAAATATCTATAATGGCAAGCCAAACGTGCATCTCTATTTTGAGTATTAA
- the rnc gene encoding ribonuclease III, with protein MDDENKKVIEKKRQNRKLQQLEKRLHFSFSNKSLLKRALTHRSFVNESSVPVKDNERLEYLGDSVLGLIVNEYLFKSFENYPEGDLAKIKSAVVSEETLAKVATQIHLGDFIIMGRGEELTGGRYRQSILANTLEAIIGAVYLDAGLTKSKKLVLRLLKKDIQRIDKLSYLRDPKTTLQEIVQKKYKSRPLYTVVQESGPDHHKMYTVKLTINEKDITMGTGTSKRKAESDAAKKALELIYSNRISI; from the coding sequence ATGGATGATGAAAATAAGAAGGTAATAGAAAAAAAAAGGCAAAACCGCAAATTGCAACAACTTGAAAAACGCTTACATTTTTCTTTTTCAAATAAATCTTTATTAAAACGTGCATTAACTCACCGTTCTTTTGTGAATGAATCCTCTGTTCCTGTAAAAGATAATGAACGCCTGGAATATCTGGGTGATTCGGTTTTAGGTTTAATAGTCAATGAGTATTTGTTTAAATCGTTTGAAAATTATCCAGAAGGTGATTTGGCCAAAATAAAATCTGCTGTTGTTTCGGAAGAGACTTTGGCAAAAGTTGCAACTCAGATACATTTAGGTGATTTTATAATAATGGGCAGGGGAGAGGAGCTAACCGGAGGCAGGTATCGACAGTCAATATTAGCAAATACACTAGAAGCTATTATTGGTGCTGTGTATCTTGATGCAGGTTTAACAAAATCAAAAAAGCTTGTATTGAGGCTTTTGAAGAAAGATATCCAGCGTATTGATAAGCTTTCATACCTTAGGGATCCAAAAACAACGTTGCAGGAAATAGTACAGAAAAAATATAAGAGCAGGCCATTATATACTGTTGTTCAGGAATCCGGACCGGATCACCATAAAATGTATACCGTTAAATTAACTATTAATGAAAAAGATATAACAATGGGGACGGGAACCAGCAAGAGAAAAGCCGAATCTGATGCTGCCAAAAAGGCGTTAGAACTTATCTATTCTAACAGGATTAGTATATGA
- the aroF gene encoding 3-deoxy-7-phosphoheptulonate synthase, translating into MIIVLKPNVTQDEIDHIVGKIKSLNLQPHVSKGQYRTIITVIGDEDIIREQPLEAISGVESVKPILKPYKLASKETHPDRTIIKVGDIEIGGDKIVLVAGPCAVEGEKEIIEHAKMVKQAGASMLRAGAYKPRSSPYTFQGYGALGLKYLAKAKEETGLPIVTEVMDPRDVELVAQYADVLQVGTRNMQNFNLLKELGKIDKPILLKRGMSATINEFLMSAEYILSQGNKKVILCPRGIRTFEDITRNTLDVGAVPVLKDFSHLPVVCDPSHAMGIKDYVISAALAYVAAGADGIMVEAHPNPEEAMSDGQQTINFEQLVELKKKLTSVAMALGRGIY; encoded by the coding sequence ATGATTATAGTACTTAAACCAAATGTAACTCAGGATGAGATTGATCATATAGTTGGTAAAATAAAGTCACTTAATCTGCAGCCCCATGTTTCAAAGGGACAATACAGGACAATTATCACTGTCATTGGTGATGAGGACATCATCCGTGAGCAGCCTCTTGAGGCAATATCAGGAGTTGAATCGGTCAAGCCCATATTAAAGCCATATAAGCTTGCAAGCAAGGAAACTCATCCTGATAGAACAATAATCAAGGTGGGTGATATTGAAATTGGTGGGGATAAGATTGTGCTGGTAGCAGGCCCCTGTGCAGTTGAAGGTGAAAAAGAAATCATTGAGCATGCAAAGATGGTAAAGCAGGCAGGAGCATCCATGCTACGGGCGGGTGCGTATAAACCCCGCTCATCACCGTACACATTCCAGGGGTATGGAGCTTTAGGATTGAAGTACTTGGCAAAGGCAAAAGAAGAAACAGGGTTACCGATAGTTACTGAGGTAATGGACCCAAGAGATGTAGAGCTTGTTGCCCAGTATGCAGATGTATTGCAAGTTGGTACGCGCAATATGCAGAATTTTAATCTACTGAAAGAACTTGGGAAAATAGATAAACCAATTTTACTAAAGCGGGGAATGAGTGCAACAATAAATGAATTCTTGATGTCTGCAGAATATATTCTTTCGCAGGGGAACAAGAAGGTTATTTTATGCCCGCGTGGCATTCGCACATTTGAGGATATTACGCGCAATACACTTGATGTTGGTGCGGTGCCGGTGCTGAAGGATTTTTCTCACTTGCCTGTTGTGTGCGATCCAAGCCATGCTATGGGCATTAAGGATTATGTTATTTCGGCAGCGCTTGCTTACGTGGCGGCGGGTGCTGATGGCATAATGGTTGAAGCACACCCTAATCCCGAAGAAGCAATGTCAGATGGGCAGCAGACTATTAATTTTGAACAGCTTGTTGAACTCAAAAAGAAGCTCACAAGTGTGGCAATGGCATTAGGAAGGGGAATTTATTGA